In the Osmia bicornis bicornis chromosome 6, iOsmBic2.1, whole genome shotgun sequence genome, TGTGCAGATGAATCGTCAGCGTTGCAATTTCATTGTAAAGTTCATACTTCAATAGATATTATAGAAGAGAAATTAAATGTTGGAAATAAAACAGCTATAGATACAAGAGAGTTATATTTAGGTTTACTGTATGCTACTgaagaatataaaatgtacGTTAAGTTACTGCAATTCATTATAATCTGTTGTTAAACAGTAGTAATAATAAGAACTGTTTTATTGTTCAATTTTAGATATGGTTATGCTacaaatacaaaaatcaaGTTTGTCATAGTATTACAATCATCAAACGCATTACCAAGAGAGAGTGATGTAAAAATGGTATGGATTTGATTTTGGATTACTTGcatttacaattattattcatcAACTTAATTgacagaaatatatttcttttacagACCTTCAAAAAATTACATGCAGCTTATTCTAATGCTGTGTGTAATCCATTCTACATTCCAGGTGATCAAGTTAATTCCAGGTACTTCactttaatttattgttacaattataatgtgtgtaaaaaaatttagtAAGTCATACATGTCTGTTTTCAGGTCTTTTGATGTATCAGTAATGGAAATAATGGGTATTTTgtagattttaataaaatatattatttaagaTTAAAATATCATACATATAATTCAAATCGGTGAAACCTCTGTTAaattatgtataaattattatagagATTGACTTTTGCTATGTAGAGCAAGATtagttgaaaaattgtatctatatagaatttgtaatattttaattttataatttatacatttttacaTTTACTGAAAAAATCGTAAATAAtcataaattgaaataacatATCAAATAAAGATATAGAATGTAGAATATTACAAACCTTCAATGTCAACTTCTgcttgtttcttctttcttggTAGAGTAAGTTGTATTCAAATCTTTTGCACAACTAATACTAAATAACATTCATTAAAGTCTACTTGTTAACTGTAAAAAATTGCATAACAGAGATAAATTTTTTGCACTAGTACCTATAATAAATTCTAGAAATTTAGTAATGAAtgttcaaaattatattaattggAATTACAATTTTCAGCTTATCAAAACAAGATAATATCATTGAGCAGTTTAAATCATCTACAAGGAACTAATATCAGAAACAAGTAATTTTCTCAACAACTTGTAGCACAAGTGACATCATTTAAAGTCGAACAATGAAAGAACATCAATATCAGATATGTAATTGAAATCATGGCAGAGAATTgtatttaacaattatttaaagaaaaggagaaaaagtaAAAAGCTTTCAGATAAtgagttaaaaaaaaaataaattccatCTTACACAACTCAAAAATTCTGTTTTTATAAATAAGATTTTATACATTTCGACAAAACATTACATTGTTTAGTTACAAcgacaacatatttaaaacaaatttttaaatctatctttttcattatctCAAAACTTCGCAACacacatttttaaaaaatttcaaaagaacaaaaaataGGACGCTCAGTCCAATTGATTGTGCCCATTGTAGTATTATTTCCTGTTTGCTTTTTTGTAATGATATCCTTTATTGTCTCTATTTTACAAAAACAAAGAAGCAACACTGATATATTGCTCAACCGACGACGACGTAACTGATGATATATAATTTGTTAGGAAACGCGATGAAGGTTCATCTGCGCTGTGTTGCgtttacaaaattaatcaGCACAACCCGCAGAATCGTATTCTCTACAATACAACTAGAAAAATAGTTTTATTTGAGACGATGCAAATCATCCCTAAGTGTCTGACGTTTCTCGTCTCAACGGGATGACATTAAtcagtgaaattaaaattcgatGTGGGGTTCTCCAGTTCTTAAGAACATGAAAATACACTACCAACAGACTTTtcttgtaataataataataataataataatatttttaccatATAAATGATAGAAACATTCAAATGCTAATTATATGTACAGAGTATGATGTAGCATTTAGGATCTGTTTCATGGATGGATTCAGCACTTAAAAAATGATTCATATAAACTTGTGTTTACTTTCCTCTTGTTTCAGATTTATAGCGAGCTTGGTATCCCAGTAATAATAGTTttggaattaaaatattttgttaatgtaTTGAAGATTACCAAGGAATTCAAGGATAAGATGACGGACAATAAGGCTTACATGTTTGTATCAAGATACAAggtgtaaatattaatactacatatattttacttaaaatttttatcttctaTCAAAGTAAATGAATACAAACAGAACTCGCTGTAACTCAGAAACAAGATTGAATTGAACATGTACAAGTAGATGAAGGTATTCACAGCTgaaatacatataaattactacTGTACAAAGCACcatgtatacatatacttaACGTAAGTtaacatttcatttttattataatcagAGGTAGTGTCAGTTACAAAAGTATTCGAACTCTGTTTCAAGAATGTCATTTCTTTTAAGCTA is a window encoding:
- the LOC114880605 gene encoding trafficking protein particle complex subunit 2-like protein isoform X2, whose translation is MAVCVAVIGKDNSPKYIRCADESSALQFHCKVHTSIDIIEEKLNVGNKTAIDTRELYLGLLYATEEYKIYGYATNTKIKFVIVLQSSNALPRESDVKMTFKKLHAAYSNAVCNPFYIPGDQVNSRSFDVSVMEIMDL
- the LOC114880605 gene encoding trafficking protein particle complex subunit 2-like protein isoform X1, producing the protein MAVCVAVIGKDNSPKYIRCADESSALQFHCKVHTSIDIIEEKLNVGNKTAIDTRELYLGLLYATEEYKIYGYATNTKIKFVIVLQSSNALPRESDVKMTFKKLHAAYSNAVCNPFYIPGDQVNSRSFDVSVMEIMAYQNKIISLSSLNHLQGTNIRNK